TTTAATTACACtcagggccatagcaaggtattctgggccccctgacagTATATTGCtcagggcccctttcctatttaaaaaataaataaagtttagaatttgttgtggggcccccctggacctgtggacCCCaggaatcgttaccacctttcaccccactagctaggACCCTGATTACactctttaaagttttggtccCATATACAGTCATCTTTGTCAAGGGATACATTTGTCctgtttttagatgtttttgctaaaatattttaaagggacATATGAAGTGTTTCATATGCTATCATTAAATTATAACGATTAAATGTATTATATCGGCCATCGGCTGTCGAAAAACCCATATCGATGGACAATAGCCCAtacttataatataataatatcaaAACCTTTAAAGAACAAGAGCCTAGGCCTACAGAAAGTAAAGGCGTTAATtcgccttaaaataaataaataaataaataatgtcggTGTTTGGGCAACGTTCATGTtggacctctctctctctctctctctctctctctctcgttcaaaTATTGATTTTTGACATGAATAAGAGCCTTTTTCAGCCGCTGATTCTTCACTTTAGGTGGAGTGTGCCGGAGCAAAGCATCACAAAAGCTCTTGGAGAACATTAGAGCAGGAATCAAACTTTTGTGTATCCGTCACTGCATTTCCCCCGGTCGTGTGGCAGGCACAGGCACTTTTCCTCCAATTTGTGGCTCGGCAGCTGAAGAGCCGGGAAGAGGCCCGTGAAGAATAGACAGACAGGCCCCCAGCACCTCCTGCTCCTCCTCTGACAGCTGATCAAAAGAAAAATAGGTCACGCTTTTCAGACTTCTGTCGCTCATCCTTAATTACAGTCTCTTTAGACAAAAGCAACATCTGCGCAAGCTCCAAACTAAAGCAACCGGCATTCGAGAAATCTGTTACTTCTGAAACAGTTCAAGCCGAATCAGAATATAAAGCCAAAGTCTTGAGGCACTTGAAATAAGTTTCTATGCACGTGGATTGATCGATTAAACACTAAATATCTCTAATGCCCGACGTGAAGCGCATTTACAGTACAATTGGCAATGTGGTTAAAatcatttcaaatatttaaagctTATCATTTAAACTGCAATAACTTTGTGTTGGAATTTACACGTTTGCTGTAGATGTGGCCATTCGTTgcagtgcattaaaaaaaaagaaaaaaaaaaagaaagaaaagaaatgacagggtaaatgtgtgtttataaacaaaataaagcGTTCCTCAACACAACCATTGCCAAATTTCACTATACAAAAAGAAACGAGGATTTAGGATCACTGACTGAAAACAGAACAAACAGGCTTGTATTTACATTTTGCACTAGTATAATGACAGGCCTACAACACTATGAAAATATGCATAATTCGTTTTGAAAAATTAGTTAAACGTATGCAAGGAAGCAATGATTATTAGATATGTTGCTGGAACATGCATAAAATATAAGCAATTGACTTAAGTGTTTAACTGATTTATTAACTACGATTTTTTgagcatagatagatagatagaaagacagacagacagacagacagacagacagacagagagacagacagatagatagatagatagatagatagatagatagatagatagatagatagatagatagaaagacagacagacagacagagagacagacagatagatagatagatagacagacagacagacagacagacagacagacagatagacagacagaaagacagacagacagacagacagacagacagacagatagacagacagacagacagacagatagatagatagatagatagatagacagacagacagacagagagacagacagacagacagacagacagacagacagacagacagacagatagatagatagatagatagatagacagacagacagacagacagacagacagacagatagatagatagatagatagatagatagatagatagatagatagatagatagaaagacagacagacagacagagagacagacagatagatagacagacagacagacagacagacagacagacagacagacagatagatagatagatagatagatagatagatagatagatggatagatagatagatacacagacagacagacagacagacagacagacagatagatagatagatagatagatagatagaaagacagacagacagacagacatatagaaagacagacagacagacagacagacagacagacagatagatagatagatagatagatagatagagtgctgtggaaaagtatttgccccatcctgatttcttctgtttttgtgtttttcacactaaattgtttcaaaaaatcaaacaaaatgtaacataaaacaaaggcaatctgagtaaacacaaaatacagtttttaaatgataatgttatttattgaagcaaaaaagttatccaataccaactgggcatgtgtgaaaaagtatttgcccttagttactaaatccccaaatctatgaaactgcattcataatggtgttcagctggactagacacacacagacctgattactgtcagcactgttcaatcaaatcaacacataaatagaactttttcagcagcatgaagttggctaaaaggtctcacccagtagcacactatgccaaggtcaaaagaaattccagaaattatcaggaaaaaggtgattgaaatacatcagtctgggaagggttacaaagctttttcaaaggctctaggactccaaagaaccaccgtgaaagccattatctccaaatggagaaaacttggcacagtagtgaaccttcccagaagtggccgaccttccaaaattcctccaagagcacagcgacgactcatccaggaagtcacaaaaaagcccaggacaacatccaaggaactgcaggcctctctcgcactaataaaggtcactgttcatgactccactatcagaaagacactggccaaaaatgtcatccatggaagagtggtgaggcgaaaaccactgctaacccagaagaacattaagactcgtctgaattttgccaaaacacaccttgatgatcctcaaaccttttgggagattgttctgtggactgatgagtcgaaagtggaactgtttggaagacaggagtcccgttacatctggtgtaaatcaaacacagaattccacaaaaagaacatcatacctacagtcaagcatggtggtggtagtgtgatgtgtggggatgctttgctgcttcagggcgacttgcaataattgagggaaacatgaattctgctctctaccagaaaatcctaaaggagaacgtccggtcatcagtccatgagttgaagctcaagcacaactggattatgcagcaagacaatgatccaaagcataggagtaagtccacctctgaatgactcaaaagcagctaaatttaagttttggagtggcctagtcaaagtcctgacttgaacccgcttgagatgctgtggcaggacattaaacgggcagttcatgctcgaaaatcctccaatgtgactgaactaaagcagttctgtgaAGAAGAGTGGGATAAAATTcccccacagcgttgtgaaagactgatctccagataTCAGAAGCATTTGGtcgcagttgttgctgctaaagttgACACAACCAGATATTAAGTTtaaagggggcagttagtttttcacatgggtgatatactgtaggtgttggataactttttttgcttcaataatatatatatatatatatatatatatatatatatatatatatatatatatatatatgaaaactgtattttgtgtttactcaggttgcctttgttttatgttatatcttgtttgaagatctaaaacaactTAGTAtgcaaaatacagaaaaatagaagaaatcaggataggggcaaatacttttccacagcactgtagatggatagatagacagacagacagacagacagacagacagatgacagtaAAGGGACATAAAGACTGACTGTCGTAAGATTCCAGATGCAAAGGCTGCGAACAAATCTCAACCGTTCCAAACAGCCTCTTGTGAGCATCAGGGATTGGTTAGAACGCTTATAAGCTGCGCGCAGGCAAGCCCAGAAAGGAATTCGATTGGTCACAGAGAACGTCAATCAAGCCGAAGTGCCCTCCCGTTCCAGCAGGGTCGGGTGCGCGCGGAGCAAGCCCACCCCGAACCCTAGCAGCTGGCCAAACAGAAGACGCAGGAGGAGTAGAGGGCTCGGACATGGGGAGATTTCAGCACTGGCCCGTCTGATAGAGAtcggtgttttttatttatttatttattgaaagaaaaacaataacCGAGAGGCCTTAGAGAAGCACTCAAACGGAGAGGAAAAAACCCATCCCTGGCATAAAGCTTGGAATAAATCAATGGACTGAATGAAGACTGCCTATAACGCCTATCGATGCCTGGCCAAGGATTTGGATGCGTACGCCATGAACCCAGAGATGACAATGGACATTGGCAACCTCCACGGTGGAGTGAGTCATGAGCAGGACTTGATGAGCCACAGCCCCCATCACAATCGCAACGCGGGGGCTCAGTTACGGATACACCAGGATCTGACCGTGGCATCGTCGCGCTCCGCGATGGTGTCCAGTATGGCATCGATTCTGGACGGCGCCGGAGGAGAGTACCGTCCGGAGCTGTCCCTGCCGCTCCATCACGCCATGAGCATGCCATGCGACACGTCCCCGCCCGGGATGAGCGGCACTTACACCACGCTGACCCCGCTGCAGACTCTACCACCCATCTCCACCGTGTCCGACAAATTCCACCATCCgcatcaccaccaccaccaccagcgTCTCTCTGGGAACGTGAGCGGGAGTTTCACTCTCATGCGGGACGAGAGAGCTCTGCCGGCCATGAACAACCTCTACAGCCACTATCATAAAGACATGAGCGGGATGGGTCAGAGCTTGTCCCCCCTGGCCAGCAGTCCACTCGGCAACGGCTTGGGCTCCATCCACAACGCCCAGCAAACGCTCCACAACTACGGCGCGCACGGCCACGACAAGATGCTGAGCTCCAACTTTGACGCGCACACTGCCATGTTGGCCAGAGGGGACCAGCACCTCTCCCGAGGCCTCGGTGGCCCCGCGGCGGGCATGATGCCCCCCCATTTGAACGGGATGCACCACACCGGGCATCCGGGCCACCCTCAATCCCACGGGCCCGTGTTGGCTTCCAACCGGGACAGaccgccctcctcctcctctggaacGCAAGGTTCGGGACAGCTGGAAGAGATCAACACCAAAGAAGTGGCTCAGCGCATCACGGCCGAGCTGAAGCGCTACAGCATCCCGCAGGCCATCTTCGCGCAGCGGGTGCTGTGTCGCTCGCAGGGCACCCTGTCCGACCTGCTCCGGAACCCCAAACCCTGGAGTAAACTCAAGTCGGGACGGGAGACGTTTCGCCGAATGTGGAAATGGTTACAGGAGCCCGAGTTTCAGAGGATGTCGGCCCTTCGGCTTGCAGGTAAGACAAGGTATCTGATTTTCAAACAATCCCCAATTGCTGCTGCTGTGTTTGatgatttattttgttatttagttttatttatttatttatttttgtttgttgcaATTACACCGATTGAATTGTCAATAAGGGCGATCAATATTGACAGTCAAAACATCGGATTATTTATCtttttacctaaaaaaaaaaaaaaaaaaaaaattagatttttagattttcttttaattaaattattttgttgcACGACTTTCGGTTGTATTAACGGATAAAGGCGTCAAAATGTTATTTACTAAACGTCCATCTCCGGGCATAATGATTTTTGTGTAGCTAAACAATATTATTTCACCACtactttaaagaaaatatttttccagtacattttctatttaattttctttctCCGCAATGTCTATCTATTGCTTACCAGCACAATTCGTGATGTGATTTCATTAAAAAACACTCCAAATATTCTGTAAGCACAAGTTGGGCTGGCATGCAATGCAAGAGGCGTTttagttcatgtgtgtgtgtgtgtttgtgtgtgtgtgtgttaaagaaaGGCTTTCCAGAGAGAATAGGGATGTGTTGGTAATTACTGGACTGTTATTCCCCTCCTACCCCTCGACATCGGGCTTGTTGCCCCCTCTAGCGCTGGGCGGCGCAGCCCGCGTTTCTTTGTTCATCTGAAGAAAACGCAGGACTTGGTTTTACCAGATCTTGGATTTTCTGTAGTTTCTGTGGGGGTGCTTATAGGTGTCAGATAGGTGTCCTGTTGTTGAATAGCATCCTATCAGTGCGTTACAATAAAAGCTTGGTGCATATTGATTTTTAATTTGTAGGATGATGCACAATCATTCACTGAAATAATGGACAGTTCTGATGTCTCATGCATTGTGCAACGCAGACGTGTAGCATGCAATCTATGCATTAActtatatatatagtgtgtgatTTGCATTTTTGTATCACACTTTCAAACTGCATAAAGAAGAGCAAAAGTGAAGTGAAAATTGATTTTACTGTCAACAAAAGAGTAAAGTGAACTGTTGTTACTCATCTATGATCTTCATCTGTTACAAATGCATTTTGGTAA
The DNA window shown above is from Myxocyprinus asiaticus isolate MX2 ecotype Aquarium Trade chromosome 40, UBuf_Myxa_2, whole genome shotgun sequence and carries:
- the LOC127430849 gene encoding one cut domain family member 2-like isoform X1, which codes for MKTAYNAYRCLAKDLDAYAMNPEMTMDIGNLHGGVSHEQDLMSHSPHHNRNAGAQLRIHQDLTVASSRSAMVSSMASILDGAGGEYRPELSLPLHHAMSMPCDTSPPGMSGTYTTLTPLQTLPPISTVSDKFHHPHHHHHHQRLSGNVSGSFTLMRDERALPAMNNLYSHYHKDMSGMGQSLSPLASSPLGNGLGSIHNAQQTLHNYGAHGHDKMLSSNFDAHTAMLARGDQHLSRGLGGPAAGMMPPHLNGMHHTGHPGHPQSHGPVLASNRDRPPSSSSGTQGSGQLEEINTKEVAQRITAELKRYSIPQAIFAQRVLCRSQGTLSDLLRNPKPWSKLKSGRETFRRMWKWLQEPEFQRMSALRLAACKRKEQDPSKDRSNTPKKSRLVFTDLQRRTLLAIFKENKRPSKEMQLTISQQLGLELNTVSNFFMNARRRSLDKWLDEGSLGNMSTGSTCTKA
- the LOC127430849 gene encoding one cut domain family member 2-like isoform X2 yields the protein MKTAYNAYRCLAKDLDAYAMNPEMTMDIGNLHGGVSHEQDLMSHSPHHNRNAGAQLRIHQDLTVASSRSAMVSSMASILDGAGGEYRPELSLPLHHAMSMPCDTSPPGMSGTYTTLTPLQTLPPISTVSDKFHHPHHHHHHQRLSGNVSGSFTLMRDERALPAMNNLYSHYHKDMSGMGQSLSPLASSPLGNGLGSIHNAQQTLHNYGAHGHDKMLSSNFDAHTAMLARGDQHLSRGLGGPAAGMMPPHLNGMHHTGHPGHPQSHGPVLASNRDRPPSSSSGTQGSGQLEEINTKEVAQRITAELKRYSIPQAIFAQRVLCRSQGTLSDLLRNPKPWSKLKSGRETFRRMWKWLQEPEFQRMSALRLAGKTSVQKKRAGPEQRQEQYTKEIAAGFHRPAAKNTTGHL